The genomic window TCATTCTGTTCCATGCAGGCCTTAGCCTGTTCAGCGGCGGCTTCGCGGGCGTTGACGTGTTCTTCGTCATCTCCGGCTATCTCATCACCAGCATCATCATCAACGAGCTGGAAGAGGGCCGCTTTTCCATCGTCCGCTTCTATGAGCGGCGGGCCCGGCGCATCCTGCCCGCCCTGTTCGTCGTCATGCTGTGCTGCATTCCGTTCGCGGCCGCCTGGATGCTGCCCTGGCAGTTCAAGGACTTCGCCCAGAGCCTGATCGCCGTCACGCTGTTCAGCTCGAACATCCTGTTCTGGCGGGAGGACGACTACTTCGCCACCGCCGCCGAGGAAAAGCCGCTGCTCCACACCTGGAGCCTGGCGGTGGAGGAGCAGTATTATCTCCTGTTCCCGCTGCTCCTGGCGCTGCTCTGGCGCTTCGGGCGAAGGCCGGTCTTCGGGGTGATCGCGCTGCTGGCGGGCGCAAGCCTGCTGCTCAGCGAGTATGGATCGCGGCACTGGGGCTCGGCCAACTTCTACCTCGCCCACACCAGGGCGTGGGAGCTGCTGATCGGCTCGATCTGCGCCTTTCTCCAGTTCCGGCAGCCGCAGCGCCGCAGCAACGGGCTCTCGGCCCTCGGGCTCGGCCTCATCCTGTTCGCCATTTTCCGCTACGACGAGACCACGCCCTTCCCCTCGGTCTATGCCCTTGCGCCCACCCTCGGCACGGCGCTCGTCATCCTCTACGGGGCAGGCGGCACCTGGGCCGGCCGCCTGCTTGCCACGCGCCCCTTCGTCGGCATCGGCCTCATCAGCTACAGCGCCTACCTGTGGCACCAGCCCCTGCTCGCCTTTGCCCGCATTTACAGCCTCAAAACGCCTCCCATCGAGATGATGCTCGCCCTCTCCGCCGCGTCGCTCGTTCTGGCCTATCTGAGCTGGAAATATGTGGAGACCCCCTTCCGCAACCGGCGGGCGTTCAGCCGGGGCGCGATCTTCCGGTCGGCGGCGGCCACTCCCTCTCTCTGATGGTCCGGCTTTCTGGCGCTCCGGTGTAACCAAAACGCCCAAGCGACGAAGGGAAGAGGCGGAACGATCGTAATAACCTCTGATGGACTTTCGCCTTTCACCAAACCCACCTATTCTTGGGCTATGCTGAAGACACTCTCTCTCGCAGGCGCGGTTCTCTTAACCGCAACAGGCGCGGCTCTGGCCAATCCGGTCCAGCGCGCGCACACCACCGTCGAGCTGTCCGCCGAAAGCGCCTCGATCGCCCCCGGCAAGCCGCTGACGCTGGCGCTTCACATGACGCCGATCCCCCAGTGGCACACCTACTGGAAGAACCCAGGGGACAGCGGCATGGAGACCACGGTGACGTGGGATCTGCCGGACGGCTTCAAGGCCAGCGAGCTGCAATACCCGACGCCCACCCGCCTGCCCTTTGGCGGCGAGCTGGTGAACTTCGGCTACGAGGGGCCGTCCACGCTGCTGGTTACCCTGACCCCGCCCGCCGACCTGAAGCCCGGCGCCTCCGTGCCCATCAAGGCCAAGGCCGACTGGCTGGTGTGCGACGACGAGCAGTGCGTGCCGGAAGGCGCGGAACTCACCCTCACCCTGCCGGTGGGCGACGGTTCGGCCAACCCGGCCAAAAGCGCCCTGTTCGCCAGCGCCCGCGCCGCCATGCCGACCCCGGTGGACTGGGAGGTGAAGTTCAACGCCGAGGGCGAGCGGTTCACGCTGGAGGCGCCGTGGTCCCTGCCCGAGACCGGCATCGAGCAGGTGCTGTTCTATCCGGTTGAGGACGGGCTCATCAGCTACACCGCAACGCAGGACGCCATGGTGCTGAACGGCACGCTGCGCCTCTCCACCAAGGCGGGCTACAAGCCTGACGCGACGGACCGGGTGACGGGCGTGCTGACCGTCAAGCTGCGCGGCGCGCCGAAGGCGGACGCCTTCTTCATCACCGCCACGCGGGACAAGGCCCTGCCCGCGATGCTTCCGCCGGGCAAGGTCATCACCAGCGGCGGCATGGGGGGAGGCCCGCACGGCGGCGGGGTGGACGGCAGCCAGAGCGCAGACAGCGGCAGCGCGGATACCGTTGCCAAGATCGGCCTGCCGCTGGCGCTGGGCTTCGCGCTGCTGGGCGGCCTGCTCTTGAACCTGATGCCCTGCGTCTTTCCCATCCTCAGCCTCAAGGCCCTGAGCCTCGCCCGCGCGGGCGGCTCGGAGCGGGAGGCCAAGCAGGAGGCCGTCGCCTATACCGGTGGCGTGCTCCTCACCATGGGGCTGCTGGGCGGCCTGCTGCTTGTCCTTCGCGCCGGCGGCGAGGCCGTCGGCTGGGCCTTCCACCTACAGGACCCCCGCCTCGTTTCCCTGCTCGCGCTGCTGATGACCGCCATCGGCCTCAACCTGGCCGGCGTGTTCGAGGTCAGCACCCGCCTTGCGGGCGCGGGGCAGGGCCTCGTCTCCAGCGGCGGGGCCAGGGGCGCGTTCTGGACCGGGGCGCTCGCCGTGCTGGTCGCCACCCCCTGCACCGCCCCGTTCATGGCAGCGGCGCTGGGTGCGGCGCTCACCCTGCCACCGGCGCTCGGCCTTGCCGTCTACCTGTGCCTTGGCCTCGGCATGGCCCTGCCGTTCCTCCTGCTCGGCTTCGTGCGCCCCATACGCGCGCTGCTGCCGCGCCCCGGCGCATGGATGGACACTTTCCGCCGCGTGCTCGCCTTCCCCATGTTCGGCACCGCCTTGTGGCTGTTCTGGATTGTCGGGCGGCAGGTGGGGCTGGACGCCATGGTGGCGGGGCTGGCGATTGCGCTGCTGATGGCGCTTGCCCTGTGGCTGGCGGGCCGCGCGCAGGCGAATGGCCGCCCCATGCGCTTCGGCTGGGCGACGGCCGCGCTGCTCGTCGCGCTGGCCGGCGGTCTCACCGCGCCAAAGCTGGGGGCGGAGGGTGCAGGCACCGGCAGCAGCGGCGAGCCGCAGCTGGCCGCCCAGGGGCTGGAGGTGCAGCCGTTCACCGACGCGAAGCTCGACACGCTCCTGGCCAGCGGCACGCCCACCTTCGTCTACTTCACCGCCGACTGGTGCGTGACCTGCAAGCTGAACGAGCGGGTGGCGCTGGAGCGGCCGCAGGTGGCCGATGCCTTCCGCGAAGCCGGCGTTTCCGTGCTGGTGGGAGACTGGACCCGGCGCGACGATGAGATCACCACCGTCCTGCGCCGTTATGGCCGCGATGGCGTGCCGCTTTACCTCTATTTTCCGGAAGGCGCGGCCAAGGACCAGCCGGTTGTTCTGCCGCAGATCCTGACGCCCTCGCTGCTCGTCGAGACCGTCGCCTGAGAAGCGGGCGGGCGCGCGCCTTCCCTTCGATGTTTCGTTGCGTTTGACGTTCCTGTTTCCAGCCCTTTGTTGAAAGCTGCTCAAGGAGCTTACGCATGAAGCCCGCAATCCTGCTCTCCGCCTTCGCCGTCACCGTCGCCCTCAGCGCCCCGGCACTGGCCGCGCCGAAGATCGGCGCGCCCGCGCCCGCCTTCACCGCCACCGATGTCAACGGCAAGAGCCACTCCCTTGCCGACTACAAGGGCAAGACCGTGGTGCTGGAGTGGAACAACCCGGAATGCCCGTTCGTGCAGAAGCACTACGGCAGCGGCAACATGCAGGCCCTGCAAAAGTCGGCGAGCCAGAACGGCGTGGTGTGGCTGACGATCAACTCCTCCGCCGATGGCACCCAGGGCAACATGAAGCCGCAGGTGGCCAAGCAGTGGCTCGCCACGCAGAAGGCCGCTCCCGCGGCCTATCTCCTGGATGAGAAAGGGACCGTCGGCCGGCTGTACGAAGCCAAGACCACGCCCCATATGTATGTGATCGACCCCAAGGGAACGCTGGTCTACATGGGCGCCATCGATGACAAGCCGACCGCCAACCCGGACGACATCAAGACGGCGAAGAACTACGTGACTGCGGCGCTGACGAGCGTGAAGGCCGGCCAGCCGGTGGCCGATACCGCCACCAAGCCCTACGGCTGCTCGGTCAAGTACAAGTAAGCCGGCGGGCGCAGGGTCCGGGGGCGCGAGGCCCCGGCGATGGCCCTGACGGGGAGACATAAAAGCCACATCTGGCGGAACCTTGCCGTTCCGCCATTTGCGGCGCTTCCCTTGGGTGCTACACCTCGCGGGTGGAGATGAGTCCTATGCCGTACAATCCATTCCTTCCCGCCCCTGTGCTGTCTGCGGTGGCCGCGCTTGGCCTTGCCGCGCTGTCCGCCCCCGCGTTCGGGCAGACGACGGAGCCGCAGCAATCGCCCGCGCCTCGTCCCGAGACCACCGTGCAACCGGCAACACGCCAACCGGAAGCCGCGCCGCAGGCGCAGGCCGCCGCCGCGCAGACGGCCGCGTCCAGCACGGAGCAGTATCAGCGCCGCATCCGGCAGGCGATCACGCCCGACGAGGTGCGCCGCGCCTGCGCCGCGCCCAACGGCAGCCTCACCATTGGCGACGAGATCGTGGTCTGCGCCGAGCGCGACCCGCAGCAGCGCTATCGCGTGCCGGGCGAGGCGGTGACGCGCCCGGTCGACCCGGCGCAGGACTCGCCCGTCGCCCGCGCCAACCGGGTGATGAAGGCCAACGATGATGCACCGGTCGGCCCCGGCGCGGAGCGGGGGCACGGCGCGCTCAACCCCTTCGCCCTCGGCAAGTGGCTGAAGGACATCACCGAGAAGGCGACGGAAGAAGAGGATTAACCGGGGCGAGTCCGCAGCGCCGGGCAGGAAGCCATTTCTTCTGCTTCTTGGCAGAGGGTCCCCCCTGTTTGTGCGCCCCGCGCACGCGGACCCTCTGCACTCCCTTTCCCTTGTACGGCTGGCCGCCCCTTGGCGGATCCGGCGATTACTTGCGGCGACGGCGCATGCCGAAGCCCAGGCCGGTGAGACCCGCGCCCAGCAGGGCGATGGAGCCGGGCTCCGGCACGTCGGAGGCTGGCGGCGGCACGATCTCGCGGGCGGTGACGGTCACCAGCGTGCCGATGTTGCTCCGCATGTATTCGCTGGTCCAGATGGTCGCCAGGTCGCCATCAAGGCTGAGGCCCAGGATGCCATCGGAATTGGCGAGATCGAACGACACCACGAAATCATAGACATAGCCGTCGATTTCGTCGGTGGTGAAGGTCATCGGCGTCGTGTCGATGGTCAGGCGGTCCGGGCAGGCGGTCTCGAACATGTTGCCCGTCCAGCCGCTGCCGTAGCCTTCGCAGTTCCTCAGGCGGCCCTCGTTGGGCGTCTCGAAGAGATCGATCGTGAAGACGTTGTTCAGCGTGAAGTTGAGGCCCGGCTGGCCGACAGCGGCAATCTCGATGGAGGACAGCAGGCTCATCTGCGTCGGCGCAGGCAGGCCGCCCGCCAGGATCGCGTAGTTGCCGTGGTAGAAGTTCGCGCCGGAAACGGACGCGCCGCCGGTGGTGACGGTGCCATGCACCTTGGTGTCCGCCGCCAGGAAGCTCTGGCCGCTGAAAAAGCTCGCGGGCGTGCCCCACTGCATCCAGCTGTACCGGCCCGTGTTCATCCAGCTGTCGGGCAGCTTCTTGCCCGAACCGTAGGTTTGGGAATTGGAAGGCGCGCCGTCATCCGCCCACACCGTCCCGCTGGGGTCGAACGACTGGTTGACGGTGAAGGACCACTGCGAGATCGGCGACGCGGCGGCAAGGCCGGAGACGGCAACAGTCGCGCTGAACGCGACAGTGGAGGCAAGCAACTTCAGTTTCGACATTTGACGGCACCTTTTAATCTCTGGAGGGTCTGACCGAAGACAGTTCCACCGATCGAAAAACCCGTTACATTTCCGAGATTAAGCAACGGCCGTGCCAAATGTTGAAACCGTAAGTGTTTCATATATTTAATAAATTTAACCATATTGGCATTTATGGTAAATGTAAATTAATTCGACGCCGTAACAGAAAACGGGGCTGGCCCGCCGTATTCGGCACTCGACCAAGGCGCGCCGCGCGCAAAAAAACCACCGGGCCGTGGAGGCGACCCGGTGGCGGGCCGGTTTTCCAGCCCAAGAGCCCAGAAGAGAGATGATAAGGATATGCTTCTGGCGCAGGCAAGTAGGCCGATGCCGCCCACCGTCAAGCCTCGCTGCGCGCAGGCCGGGCAAAACCGACGGATCGGTAACGTCCCTTTAAGCATAGGCCATCACAATGGCCGCGGTTAACCACTTGGGTCCGCGTGCGCCATGTTCATTATCATCGGTCTGGTCGTTGTCTTTGCCTGCGTCTTCGGCTCGTTCATCCTGGCCGGAGGCAAGTTCGAGATCATCGCGCATGCCGCGCCGCACGAGCTGATGGCCGTGGGCGGCGGCGCGCTGGGCGCGTTCATCATCGCCAACTCCAGCTCCATCCTCAAAAAGGCGGGCAAGGGCTTTGGCCGCGCCTTCAAGGGCGAGAAGTGGAAGGGCCAGGATTACAAGGACCTGCTGTGCCTTCTCTTCCTGCTGGTGAAGACCGTGCGGACCAAGGGCGTCGTCGCCATTGAATCGCACATCGAGCGGCCGGAGGAGTCCAAGATCTTCCAGCAGTTTCCGCGCCTGCTCGCTGACCATCACCTCATCGAATTCATCTGCGATTACCTGCGGATGATGACCATGAACTTCGATGATCCGCACCAGGTGGAAGACGCCATGGACAAGGATCTGGAAAAGCATCACGAGGAAGAGCACCAGGCCCAGCATGCCCTCCAGATGATGGCGGACGGCCTGCCCGCCATCGGTATCGTGGCGGCGGTGCTCGGCGTGGTGAAGACCATGGGCTCCATCGACCAGCCCACCGAAATCCTGGGCGCCATGATCGGCGGCGCGCTGGTGGGCACGTTCCTGGGCGTGCTGCTGTCCTACTGCATCGTCGGCCCCATCGCCCAGCGTCTGGGCCAGGTGCTGGAGGCCGAGGGCAAGTTCATGACGCTGGCCAAGATCGTCATTATCGCCCACCTGCAGGGGCTTGCACCGCAGGTGGCGGTGGAGATCGGCCGCCGCAACACGCCGAGCGAGCACGCCCCCTCCTTCCTGGAGCTGGAAGAGGCGCTGAACGAGCTGCCCACCAATCTAGCCTGATGGGCAATCTAGCCTGATGGGCAATCTGGCCTGACGCGCCAATCCCGCCATCTTGATCGCTTGCGCCGCGCCTGCGACGGACCTACTGTCGCGCCGTTTTCTTATCAGTTCGTTCGTGGGAATAACGGCCAATGACCAAGCTGAAGATCGCGGTGCTGGGCGCATCGGGCTACACGGGCGCGGACCTCATCCGCCTTGCGCTGACGCATCCGCAGATGGAAATCGTAGCGCTGTCCGGCGAGCGCAAGGCCGGCCAGGCGGTCGATGCCGTGTGGCCGCACTTCAAGGCCTATGCCCTGCCCGATCTGGTAACGGCTGAATCCATCGATTTCAGCGCCGTCGACGCCGTGTTCGGCTGCCTGCCGCACGCCACCAGCCAGCAGATCATCAAGCAGATCTTCGATGGCGCGAACCCGCCCAAGGTGATCGACCTCTCCGCCGACTTCCGCCTGCGTGACCCCGCCACCTACGAACAGTGGTACGGCAACCCGCACGCGGCATTGGAGTTGCAGCAGGAAGCGGTCTACGGCCTCACCGAGCATGCCCGCGAGACGCTGAAGGGCGCACGCCTTGCCGCCTGCCCCGGCTGCTACCCGACGGCGGCCCTGCTGGCGCTCCTCCCGCTGCTGTCCGGCAGGCTGATCGCCCCGCGCAACATCACCATCAATGCGCTCTCGGGCGTCTCCGGCGCAGGCCGGAGCCTCAAGGAGACCAACCTGTTCGCGGAAGTCGCCGAGGCCATGCACCCCTATGGGCTCGGCCACCACCGCCACATGCCGGAGATCGAGCAGGAGCTGGGCAAGGCGGCCGGTGAAGAACTGTACATCAGCTTCACGCCGCACCTCGTCCCCATCAACCGGGGCGAGCTGGAAACGATCACGGTGGAGCTGAGCGACGGCCAGAGCGCCGACTCGCTGCGCGAGGCTCTGGCGGCCCGCTATGCGGATGAGCCGTTCGTCCACGTGCTGCCCAAGGGCGTTGCGCCCGCCACCCGCATGGTGCGCGGCTCCAACCACTGCGTCATCAACGTGTTCCCTGACCGGATTCCGGGCCGCGCCATCGTCGTGTCGGCCATCGACAATCTGGTAAAGGGCTCCTCCGGCCAGGCCATTCAGAACTTCAACGTGATGTTCGGCCTGCCCGAAACCATGGGGCTGGAGCAGGCGCCCCTGTTCCCCTGATCCGCCGGGAGGAGCCTTCATGCCGGTCTACGCCTTTGGAAACCTGACGCCCCGCCTCGCCGACGATGTGTTCATCGCGCCGGGCGCGCAGGTGATCGGCGACGTGGAGATCGGCCCCGGCTCCTCCATCTGGTTCAACTGCGTGGTGCGCGGCGATGTGAACACCATTCGCATCGGTGCGCGCACCAACATTCAGGACGGCACCATCGTCCACGTCAGCCGCAAGACCCACGGCACCACCATCGGCAACGACGTGCTCGTCGGCCACATGGCGATCATCCACGGCTGCGAGCTGCAGGACGGCAGCTTCGTCGGCCTTGGGGCCACGGTGATGGATGGCTGCGTGATCGAACAGGACGCCATGCTCGCCGCCGGCGCCTTGCTGACGCCGGGCAAGCGCATCCCCTCAGGCCAGCTGTGGGCCGGCCGCCCGGCCAAGTATGTGCGCGACCTGACACCAGAGGAAATCGAGCGCCACCGGCAGGGCGCCGCCCACTACGCCGACCTGGCGCAAACCTACCGCACGGACCTCAAACTGGTTTAAGGCTCCGGGGGTAGCAGGCCCTTCCTGCATCCTTTGCCTGCCCTTCCCACCATCCCCCCGCGTGTTCGACTTGCACCCGCCGCGTATCGCCTTAACGTGGTACGATTGGGGACAAGCGCATGGCCGCGGAGGCAGATTTGGCCAGCACATCGAAGCGGTTCCGGAGCATGGATGCGCTGCGCGGGCTGGCGATTCTCGGCATCTTCCTCATCAACATCATCGGCATGGGCGGCAGCCTGCGCGGCGAGGAATATCCGCCGCTGCTGGGCTGGACGGGGCTCGACCGGCTGGCGTGGTGGGTCCAGTCGCTATTCGTTGAAGGGACCATGCGGGGGCTGCTTTCCCTGCTGTTCGGGGCCAGCTTCATCCTGTTTCTCAACAAGCTGGACGCAGACCCGGATCAGCCGCCGCTGAACACGCTGATCGTCTATTACCGCCGCGCCTTCTGGCTGGTCGTGTTCGGGCTTATTCACGCCTACGTGCTGCTGTGGCCCGGCGACATTCTGTTCATCTACGGCCTTGCCGCCTTCGCCCTCTATCCCTTGCGCGACTGGCCGGCCCGCCGCCTTATCGGCACGGGGCTGATCTTCATCTTCGTTCTGGCCGCATTGATGGGGGCCGCCTCCACCTTCGGCGAGGCCCCGCCGCCACAGACCCTGCAAGCCCATGCCGCCCGGTTTCAAGCCGCGCTGACGGCGGAGCGGCAGGCGCGCCTTGGCGGTTATCTGGACAATGCCCGCTACCTGATACCGCTGGCAACGGAGTGGAACCTGACGCCGCTGGTTATCTGGTGGGTGGCGGACGCCCTGGCAATGATGCTCATCGGCGCGGGGCTGGCCAAGCGGAACATCCTGCAAGGCCGCGCCCGGTGGCAGACCTATGCGCTGATGGCGGTCGTGGGCTACGGCATCGGCCTGTCGCTGCGCGTCTGGCTGTCGCAGCAGGTGACGGCGGCAGGGTTCGTCATGGGGCCGGTCGCCATCACGCCCGCCTATCAGATCAGCCGCTGCGCCACCACCATCGGCCACGTGGGGCTGTTTCTCCTGGTGTGGACCCAGGCCGCCCGCCACCCGGACGGCACCCGCCGCTTCGAGCCGCTGGTGTGGGTGGGCCGGATGGCGCTCACCAACTACATCGGCCAGACAATCATCGGCCAGTTCCTGCTGTTCTCCGGCTTCGGGCTCGGCCTGTTCGGCCGCTACGGCTGGGCGGGCCTGACAGTGCTGGCCATCGCCATCTGGCCTGTGCAGATGACGCTGAGCGGCCTCTATTTGCACTACTTCCGCACCGGTCCGCTCGAATGGGCGTGGCGCTGGCTCACCCGCGTGCCCTGGGTGCGAAGATGAAGGGGTGAGAGCATGGACGCCGCACCGCCTCTTCCTGCCGCAAAGGGCCAGGCCTACCTGACCAGAGACTCCCTTGCCTGCCCTTCTCTGCGGCAGGCGGATTCGCCGCTCCCACCGCCCCGCGCTATACTGTTCCGCAAGAGAGGCCACGCATCCCCGTGGCGCCGGCGATCAACACAGTTGCGTCACGGGTGCTGTCCATAAGGGGAAGGAAAAACCATGGCTTCATTCGGTACGGGGGAAGTACGGGTCGTTGCGCTGGTCGGGCCCTACCAGTCGGGCAAGACGGCTCTGCTCGAGAGCATCCTGGTCGCGTGCGGAAGCCTGACGCGAAAGAGCGGAGGCGGCGGGGGAGCCAGCGCCCGCCTCTATGGCGATGCCTCGCCCGAGGCCAAGGCCCGCACCATGGGCGTGGAGGTGAACATCGCCGAGGCGACGTACCTTGATGAACGCTATGTCTTTCTCGATTGCCCCGGCTCCATCGAGTTCTTCCAGGAAACGCTGAGCTTGCTACCGGGGGTTGATGCCGCCGTCATCGTCGCCGAGCCGGACCCCGCGCGTATCCATGCCCTGTCTCCCATCTTCCAGGCGGTCGAGTCC from Pedomonas mirosovicensis includes these protein-coding regions:
- a CDS encoding DUF418 domain-containing protein is translated as MASTSKRFRSMDALRGLAILGIFLINIIGMGGSLRGEEYPPLLGWTGLDRLAWWVQSLFVEGTMRGLLSLLFGASFILFLNKLDADPDQPPLNTLIVYYRRAFWLVVFGLIHAYVLLWPGDILFIYGLAAFALYPLRDWPARRLIGTGLIFIFVLAALMGAASTFGEAPPPQTLQAHAARFQAALTAERQARLGGYLDNARYLIPLATEWNLTPLVIWWVADALAMMLIGAGLAKRNILQGRARWQTYALMAVVGYGIGLSLRVWLSQQVTAAGFVMGPVAITPAYQISRCATTIGHVGLFLLVWTQAARHPDGTRRFEPLVWVGRMALTNYIGQTIIGQFLLFSGFGLGLFGRYGWAGLTVLAIAIWPVQMTLSGLYLHYFRTGPLEWAWRWLTRVPWVRR
- a CDS encoding thioredoxin family protein, whose amino-acid sequence is MKPAILLSAFAVTVALSAPALAAPKIGAPAPAFTATDVNGKSHSLADYKGKTVVLEWNNPECPFVQKHYGSGNMQALQKSASQNGVVWLTINSSADGTQGNMKPQVAKQWLATQKAAPAAYLLDEKGTVGRLYEAKTTPHMYVIDPKGTLVYMGAIDDKPTANPDDIKTAKNYVTAALTSVKAGQPVADTATKPYGCSVKYK
- the argC gene encoding N-acetyl-gamma-glutamyl-phosphate reductase, with the translated sequence MTKLKIAVLGASGYTGADLIRLALTHPQMEIVALSGERKAGQAVDAVWPHFKAYALPDLVTAESIDFSAVDAVFGCLPHATSQQIIKQIFDGANPPKVIDLSADFRLRDPATYEQWYGNPHAALELQQEAVYGLTEHARETLKGARLAACPGCYPTAALLALLPLLSGRLIAPRNITINALSGVSGAGRSLKETNLFAEVAEAMHPYGLGHHRHMPEIEQELGKAAGEELYISFTPHLVPINRGELETITVELSDGQSADSLREALAARYADEPFVHVLPKGVAPATRMVRGSNHCVINVFPDRIPGRAIVVSAIDNLVKGSSGQAIQNFNVMFGLPETMGLEQAPLFP
- the motA gene encoding flagellar motor stator protein MotA is translated as MFIIIGLVVVFACVFGSFILAGGKFEIIAHAAPHELMAVGGGALGAFIIANSSSILKKAGKGFGRAFKGEKWKGQDYKDLLCLLFLLVKTVRTKGVVAIESHIERPEESKIFQQFPRLLADHHLIEFICDYLRMMTMNFDDPHQVEDAMDKDLEKHHEEEHQAQHALQMMADGLPAIGIVAAVLGVVKTMGSIDQPTEILGAMIGGALVGTFLGVLLSYCIVGPIAQRLGQVLEAEGKFMTLAKIVIIAHLQGLAPQVAVEIGRRNTPSEHAPSFLELEEALNELPTNLA
- a CDS encoding THxN family PEP-CTERM protein yields the protein MSKLKLLASTVAFSATVAVSGLAAASPISQWSFTVNQSFDPSGTVWADDGAPSNSQTYGSGKKLPDSWMNTGRYSWMQWGTPASFFSGQSFLAADTKVHGTVTTGGASVSGANFYHGNYAILAGGLPAPTQMSLLSSIEIAAVGQPGLNFTLNNVFTIDLFETPNEGRLRNCEGYGSGWTGNMFETACPDRLTIDTTPMTFTTDEIDGYVYDFVVSFDLANSDGILGLSLDGDLATIWTSEYMRSNIGTLVTVTAREIVPPPASDVPEPGSIALLGAGLTGLGFGMRRRRK
- a CDS encoding thioredoxin family protein is translated as MRFGWATAALLVALAGGLTAPKLGAEGAGTGSSGEPQLAAQGLEVQPFTDAKLDTLLASGTPTFVYFTADWCVTCKLNERVALERPQVADAFREAGVSVLVGDWTRRDDEITTVLRRYGRDGVPLYLYFPEGAAKDQPVVLPQILTPSLLVETVA
- a CDS encoding gamma carbonic anhydrase family protein, yielding MPVYAFGNLTPRLADDVFIAPGAQVIGDVEIGPGSSIWFNCVVRGDVNTIRIGARTNIQDGTIVHVSRKTHGTTIGNDVLVGHMAIIHGCELQDGSFVGLGATVMDGCVIEQDAMLAAGALLTPGKRIPSGQLWAGRPAKYVRDLTPEEIERHRQGAAHYADLAQTYRTDLKLV
- a CDS encoding acyltransferase family protein, producing MHYRPEIDGLRAVAVIPVILFHAGLSLFSGGFAGVDVFFVISGYLITSIIINELEEGRFSIVRFYERRARRILPALFVVMLCCIPFAAAWMLPWQFKDFAQSLIAVTLFSSNILFWREDDYFATAAEEKPLLHTWSLAVEEQYYLLFPLLLALLWRFGRRPVFGVIALLAGASLLLSEYGSRHWGSANFYLAHTRAWELLIGSICAFLQFRQPQRRSNGLSALGLGLILFAIFRYDETTPFPSVYALAPTLGTALVILYGAGGTWAGRLLATRPFVGIGLISYSAYLWHQPLLAFARIYSLKTPPIEMMLALSAASLVLAYLSWKYVETPFRNRRAFSRGAIFRSAAATPSL